Within the Emys orbicularis isolate rEmyOrb1 chromosome 5, rEmyOrb1.hap1, whole genome shotgun sequence genome, the region CAGCATTTCTGTTCTCCTTGTCTCAGGATACACCAACAAGGGGACAGCCAACGAAAGGCAAAGGTGGGAATTGTAAACCTAGCAAAGAAATTACCTTTTCCACACGACACATagccagcctgtggaactcactgctactggATGTTGTGGGGGGTGAAGAAATTGGCAAGATCCAAGGATTGGACATTTCTGTGGGTGACAGGAATTAGACACGAACCTGTCAAAGAAGAGTGGGTGAAAATTCAAATGAACCTTCATGGAGGTTTCCTTGCCAGGGTCGCCTGGTTCTTTAGGGGTCAGGGGTCAACTAGGAACCACTGAGCAAATGGGGGTGAGTCTGATCCCGGCCGGCTCAGTTCCAGGGgtgaagttcagatccagggGACCCAGGTGGCTGTGGGGAATGGGGAGCCCCTGGGGGAACAATAATCCCAAGCCAGCACAAGAACAGTGTCACGCACGTGAGACTTTTCCTCCAAGCTCAGTTTATTTTTTAACCCAAAAGGTAAAAAAGTAGCAACTTGCTGGGAGTTAATTAACAAGCCAGGCAAAGCTCCCAGCGGCTGAGCAGGCAGGGGAAGAATCACCACCCCTGAGCCTTCAGCGAGACCCTGGAACCTCGTATTGGTAATAGAAGAGCGAGAACTGCAGGAAGCTGGCGAGGAGCGATGGGGACCTCACCAAGACCCTCCGGAAGCCCATGCTCTCGTATAGCTGCTGGGCCGAGTAGTGAACCATGGAGGTGGCCAGCACAACGGCACTGTACCCGTGTTCCTGGGCGAAGCGGATGACCGTCCTGCAGAGCGCCCTGGCGATGCCCCGGCCCCGGTACTCCCTCCCCACGGACATGCGCTTCAGTTCCAGGGCGTGCCCTCTTTCCGAGGGGTCGTCCGGTAGGACGGCCCCCACCATGCCCACCACCGCCCCCTCAGCCTCTGCCACCCAGAGACAAGAGTCTGCTGCCTCCAGGTAGGTTCTCCGGATGTCCAGTAGGTCGTTGCGAAGAGACTGCTGGACGTAATCGGTCCAGAGAGACCGGATGCAAAACCAGGCCCCAGTGAGAGCGAGCAGGAGAGCCAGGAGGGAGACCAGGACAGACCCGGAGGCCGCGAGCACCGCCAGGAACAGGCCCAGGAAGAGCAGCTGGGTCTGGGGACGCTTCAGCATGTGGATGTAGCCAGCAGGAGCGTACTCCATAATCCCATGGCCGAACACGGCGCGCACGGCCTCGTAATCACTGTCCTCGTACTGCCGGATGCGGTACAGGGCCATGGGGCCGCTCAGCCCAGGCACACTAGGGCAGACAGAGTTTAAACCAGGGGAGCGGGTTGGGACATTCCTGATCCACCGGCCACTTCCCGCAGTGCCCCTGGCTTCTCGCTgtactgggctcccccccaccctcactgactCCTGGCAAACACCTTCCACGCCTCCACCCACCGCCCTGCCATCTCATCACCCCCATTCCCAGCTACCTCAGCACCCACccatcagccctgccctgcaagAGGAGCACCAGGAACGGGTGGGGGCATGGGGGGAGACAATCTCTCCCAGGGGCTCAGGatagaggggctggggggcaggacagggggctTCACTAGGCAGACGCTGCCCCTTTAAACGCCAGCCCTAGCTGGCGACAGGCTGGCCGTGGAGGTTCCATGCCCCACGCTCCAAGCAGCTCCCCAGACTAACGGGCTGCGATCCCCTCTGGAAGGGGACGGCAGGTGTTTGTGGatcagcctctccccctcccccagatccacACCCAGAGCAGCTCGCACTGCAGTGGTCCCGTCACCCTCGTCCCCTTGCCCAGCGCGGTACCTACCCAGCGGGAGAAGAGAGCTGCTCTGTATCCAGGGCCTTTGCCCCATTCTGCTGGGAACAAAAGACAATAACCATCAGCTGGGACCAAGCCCACAGGAAGCTCCTCGACTCCATGGGGCACTTCCTGGATTCCCTATTCCTCCTCTGCtctttcaccttccccagcaaggagcagggcagggggcccaGCCCTGGGACGGGAGGGGAAgcctgggcagcaggaggggttgggagaCCCCAGAGGGGGCAGGTGTCAGCTGGATAGAGAGGAACGAAGGGGTGGGAGCCCCGGTGCAGTCACACAGCTCGGGGATTGTTTTAAGGCACCAACGGCCATAAACCCCCTGCACGGCCATGTCGCCAGGCCCCCCGGAGCGTTCATCGGGCGGTTTGATTTGTCTCCCCGAGCCAGTGATCACAACGAACAGAAAAACATTCGGGAAATTCTCCCCAGCCTTGTTGTCGGAGTACGTGAGCCTAACCCAGCCCCCGCAGGAGGCCAGCAGCCATCCCTGGCAGCTGCCGGGTGGTGGGTTGGGCACTGACCTGGGAGCCTGGCACTGCTGGTGATGGGGGCAGGCTGCTCAGTGCCTCCCTTTGCACACCTGGCCTTGCACACTTTGGTGCGAAGCTCTGTGGATCTAACACTTCCCTGGGGAGACCCCGGACGGcctgactcccagccacgggCTCTAACCACAGGCCCCTCGTGCCGCTCAGAAGCTCGCCTGCTCTGGGGCATGGTGAGCGACGGCTGCCCTCGGGGAAATGCTCCATGCCCGGCCCAGGGGAGGGCCTGACGTGCGCCGGATCCCCTCGGTTCGGCCTGGCCCTTACACACCCAGGCACAGCGGGAAGCTCTGGAGAGGGAGCGCAGCAGTCAGTGCTCGCCCGCTCACACCTGTTCTGCTGCCTGGctgggcaggacgcctgggttctctcctctgCTCTCAGAACACCCTGGGCTCCAAAGCTCAGTGTAGCCACGGCTTGGCCAGCCAGTCCCCAGGAACAGCCCCCACCTCCACAGCCCCTGCATGGGCTCTGCGGGCTGGCCAGCTCAGGGCCTTGGAAGCGGTTTCAGTTCCTGCTTTTGCAGCCAAGGAGGaaacgctcccagctgcagccaggagcAAAGCCTGTTCCGATTGTATAGGGACAGATGTCCagattgtatagggacagtcccgatttttgggtctttttcttatataggctcctattagcccCCAACCTTGTCccaaatttttcacacttgctgtctggtcatcctacctgtTGCTCTCCCGAGCAGCcccttagcacaggggtgggcaaactttttgacccaagggccacatcagggttgcgcaactgtatggagggccgggtagggaaggctgtgcctccccaaacagcctggcccccaccccctatccgccccctcccacttcctgccccctgactgcccccctcagaaccctcgatctatccaacccccctgctccttgtcccctcactgtcctgacccctatccacacccccgccccctgacagcccccccaggactcccaccccctatccaaccaccctctgGTCCTCAtctcctgaccaccccctcccgggacgcCCCGCCCCAACTGCCcactgggatcccacccccttatccaaccccccccccgctccctgtcccctgactgccctcttgAACACTattcacacacccctcccctgacagGCCCtgtgggactcccactcccaaccctccctgttccccatcccctgaccacccccccagaacctcggccccatccaaccacccccttctccctgactgccccccccgaacctctccgCTCCCTTACCCACCCGAGAAGGaaacgctcccagctgcagccaagAGCAAAGTCTGTTCCTCTCCTGAGCAGCCCCTTAGCACCATGGCACAGGGCCCCCCAGGCTAGCCATCATTCTGTGGCCATGCAAAACCCCAGGGTGCAGGGACACTCTGCaatacccccaaccccctctcccagctgcaggactcacCTGTGCACAGACCCCAGCCAGGCGTCTCCCAGCCAGAGTGAAAGCCCCCCACTTCCAGCCAAGAGCTCCAGAGCAGCGGCGATGGAACCGCtaggtcaggggttggcaacctttggcacgcggctcaccagggtaagcaccgggccggtttgtttaccggccacgcgcccaggttcggcagatcgcggctcccactggccgtggtttgccgtcccaggccaatgggggtggcgggaagtggcagcGAGCACAGCCCTTGGCCTgtgctgcttcccgctgcccccattggcctggagtggcgaacttgcggatgcggcaggtaaacaaaccggcctggcccgccagggtgcttaccctggtgagccgcgtgccaaaggttgccgacctctgcgcTAGGTGCACAGAGCCGAGATGTAGCCGCCCTCCCCGGGAATCCAGCCAGCTGGCAGGGCCCAGGCTGCTTAAAGGGAAAGCAGGCTTTAGAGAGAGCCTGACGcaggcagctctgcctggggggACAGTGCGGGGTCTTTGCAACAGTTCAGCTTTCCCCCGACAGCCGCACTCGAGCAATAAGCtgctcacccccccacacactccagaGCCCACCCCTCTAACTGCTTCCCTCCTTGCTGGCGGAAGCTCAAGCTGGTTCCTGGGCGTGGAAGCAGATTATAGCTGCGTCTCGTCGCCTTTGCATGGCACCAAAagagctgctctgtggctggGAGTCCCCATCTCTGTAAGGGGATCACAGCACGACCCACCCACCAGCGGCCGAGGCACATTCCCTGGGGGTCAGGCCTAGGCCACTTCACGCAGCAGCTAACAGCCAGAAGCCAGGCTGTGTGGGCTAGTGGCTGGGGCAGTAGGCTAGCATGCAGGAGACCGGGgctaccccagctctgcccctgacctGCTGCGGGATGTCGGctcagtcccttcccctcccttgcgcGTGTTTCCCCTCGGACCTTTGCCTGGGGCTTCTCTCtggactgggagctgctgggggcagagcctgtctgGCTGCGTGTGTGCAGGACAATGGGGCGTCCAGGCGCTGCAGGGGTCACACACACCACGAATAGTGTCGGTTACAGGtggaactggggtgggggacGTGAGCAAactggagccacagccccccccccccagttcctcttGCCCAGATACGGGGGATGGGCACTCAGCAAATGGAAAGAACAATGGAACCTCCCCCGGGTTATTGGCATCCCACGTGAGCTCGCTGAAGGCCAGTTCGTGCGAAGCTCTGGTACCAGCTCTGCGCCGGAGAGACATCCCTGATGCGGGTACTGCGGAGACACTCCAGGCTGCGCCAGGGCTGTCTGTGGGGCACGGACATTTTATAGTGGGGGGCTGAAAGCCAGTGAAACTGTCCCCAAAGTTTTTACCTCGTGCCCCCCTTAGCCCTGTccgtgccctgccccacccccgagctgaggctgggagcagggcggtgTCTCCGGGAGAGGGGGGGGTGATGTTataagtgtaatataatatctcattgaaagatgacagggccagaaagagttaattaaactgacctgacccatggccgaagTTTAGAGACTTGTTAGGAACatatgtaaatgaacagagctttgaaatgcaggctgcattgttagaggtagaagggtgggtgtttgctcagggcttgtgatgtcagcaaacaagtcttgtctattgctatagctttgattcaaagatcaaaaaaggaatattaacatttaggaagacacttgagagaaatagtattattgtctctatgtctctttgaaggttgtggtaacctgtatctgaactgtttaatggataaattaccctgtgctaattgccaggatgtttgggagaaggagagttaagcct harbors:
- the LOC135879629 gene encoding putative N-acetyltransferase 8B, with the translated sequence MLKLQFICCHLHSNFFCIFCSLSVPGLSGPMALYRIRQYEDSDYEAVRAVFGHGIMEYAPAGYIHMLKRPQTQLLFLGLFLAVLAASGSVLVSLLALLLALTGAWFCIRSLWTDYVQQSLRNDLLDIRRTYLEAADSCLWVAEAEGAVVGMVGAVLPDDPSERGHALELKRMSVGREYRGRGIARALCRTVIRFAQEHGYSAVVLATSMVHYSAQQLYESMGFRRVLVRSPSLLASFLQFSLFYYQYEVPGSR